One Solanum pennellii chromosome 10, SPENNV200 genomic region harbors:
- the LOC114074230 gene encoding uncharacterized protein LOC114074230: protein MGKLIPRYVGPYEVLKRVGKVSYELKLPTELSTVHPMFHVSMVRKCISDPMYILPIEGLGVDEKPSYEEVLVEILDRQVKKLTTKVVASINVLWRNHVVDRATWEAKSIMKSSYPHIFTP from the coding sequence ATGGGGAAGTTAATTCCGCGGTATGTTGGTCCTTATGAGGTTTTGAAACGAGTTGGAAAAGTTTCCTATGAGCTAAAACTACCGACTGAACTATCTACGGTTCATCCgatgtttcatgtttctatggtCAGGAAATGCATAAGCGACCCGATGTATATTCTAcctattgaaggtttaggggtggATGAGAAACCCTCCTACGAGGAGGTTCTGGTTGAGATCCTTGATCGCCAGGTCAAGAAGTTGACGACCAAAGTGGTTGCCTCCATAAACGTCTTATGGAGGAACCATGTTGTTGATAgggcaacatgggaggccaaaTCCATCATGAAGTCCAGCTACCCTCATATTTTTACTCCTTAA